A genome region from Pseudomonas pergaminensis includes the following:
- a CDS encoding COG4315 family predicted lipoprotein, with protein MTYSTISWKALLVTAALTLPTLAFAAEPAMTKDGMLVDHKGMTLYTFDKDADGKSVCKDQCATNWPPLKAESTDTSMGKWTVITRDDQTSQWAYEGKPVYTYKDDHKAGDKTGDGKGGAWHIIKP; from the coding sequence ATGACTTACAGCACGATTTCCTGGAAAGCCCTGCTGGTAACGGCCGCGTTGACGCTGCCGACCCTGGCATTTGCGGCGGAGCCGGCGATGACTAAAGACGGAATGCTGGTCGACCACAAGGGCATGACCCTCTACACCTTCGACAAGGATGCCGACGGCAAGTCAGTGTGCAAGGACCAATGTGCGACCAATTGGCCGCCGCTGAAGGCGGAGTCCACCGACACGTCGATGGGCAAATGGACCGTCATCACTCGCGACGACCAGACCAGCCAGTGGGCCTATGAGGGTAAGCCGGTCTACACCTACAAGGATGACCACAAGGCGGGCGATAAGACCGGTGATGGCAAGGGTGGGGCGTGGCACATCATCAAACCCTGA
- a CDS encoding hemolysin family protein, which yields MDPSPGITLATLFADFGMILFALILVLLNGFFVAAEFAMVKLRATRVEAIAHKNGWRGQILRTVHSQLDAYLSACQLGITLASLGLGWVGEPAFAHILEPLLGAVGVESPEVIKGVSFFAAFFVISYLHIVVGELAPKSWAIRKPELLSLWTAVPLYLFYWAMYPAIYLLNASANAILRIAGQGEPGPHHEHHYSREELKLILHSSRGQDPSDQGMRVLASAVEMGELEVVDWANSREDLVTLDFNAPLKEILALFRRHKFSRYPVYDAVRNEFVGLLHIKDLLLELAALDHIPESFNLAELTRPLERVSRHMPLSQLLEQFRKGGAHFALVEEADGKIIGYLTMEDVLEVLVGDIQDEHRKAERGILAYQPGKLLVRGDTPLFKVERLLGVDLDHIEAETLAGLIYDTLKRVPEEEEVLEVEGLRIIIKKMKGPKIVLAKVLLLD from the coding sequence ATGGACCCTTCCCCTGGTATCACCCTCGCTACACTCTTCGCCGACTTCGGTATGATTCTTTTTGCACTGATCCTGGTACTGCTCAACGGTTTCTTCGTTGCGGCCGAATTTGCCATGGTCAAACTGCGCGCCACCCGGGTCGAGGCCATCGCCCACAAGAACGGCTGGCGCGGGCAGATCCTGCGCACCGTGCACAGCCAGCTCGACGCCTACCTGTCGGCCTGCCAGCTGGGCATCACCCTCGCCTCCCTGGGCTTGGGCTGGGTCGGTGAGCCGGCCTTCGCGCACATCCTTGAGCCGCTGCTGGGCGCCGTGGGCGTCGAGTCGCCGGAAGTGATCAAGGGCGTGTCGTTCTTTGCCGCCTTCTTCGTGATTTCCTACCTGCACATTGTGGTCGGTGAGCTGGCGCCCAAGTCCTGGGCGATTCGCAAACCCGAACTGCTGTCGTTGTGGACGGCGGTGCCGCTGTACCTGTTCTACTGGGCCATGTACCCGGCGATCTACCTGCTCAACGCCAGCGCCAACGCCATCCTGCGCATCGCCGGCCAAGGCGAGCCCGGCCCGCACCACGAACACCATTACAGCCGTGAAGAACTCAAGCTGATCCTGCACTCCAGCCGTGGCCAGGACCCGAGCGACCAAGGCATGCGCGTGCTGGCCTCCGCCGTGGAAATGGGCGAGCTGGAAGTGGTGGACTGGGCCAACTCCCGAGAAGACCTGGTCACCCTGGACTTCAACGCCCCGCTCAAGGAAATCCTCGCGCTGTTCCGCCGCCACAAATTCAGCCGCTACCCGGTATATGACGCGGTGCGCAACGAATTCGTGGGCCTGCTGCACATCAAGGACCTGCTGCTGGAACTGGCGGCCCTGGACCACATTCCCGAGTCGTTCAACCTGGCCGAGCTGACCCGCCCGCTCGAGCGCGTGTCGCGGCACATGCCGCTGTCGCAACTGCTGGAACAGTTCCGCAAAGGCGGCGCGCACTTCGCCCTGGTGGAAGAAGCCGACGGCAAGATCATCGGCTACCTCACCATGGAAGACGTGCTGGAAGTGCTGGTGGGCGATATCCAGGATGAACACCGCAAGGCCGAGCGCGGCATCCTGGCCTACCAGCCGGGCAAGCTGCTGGTGCGTGGCGACACGCCGCTGTTCAAGGTCGAGCGCCTGCTGGGTGTCGACCTGGACCACATCGAAGCCGAAACCCTGGCCGGTCTGATCTACGACACCCTCAAGCGCGTGCCGGAAGAGGAAGAAGTGCTGGAGGTCGAAGGCTTGCGCATCATCATCAAGAAGATGAAAGGGCCGAAGATCGTACTGGCCAAGGTGCTGTTGCTGGATTGA
- the pstB gene encoding phosphate ABC transporter ATP-binding protein PstB, with translation MQQDTHTHGINMSALGRDKQSLSLAQETVAIEVPGLSLYYGEKQALFDVSMNIPKQRVTAFIGPSGCGKSTLLRTFNRMNDLVDGCRVEGAINLYGTNIYRKGEDVAELRRRVGMVFQKPNPFPKTIYENVVYGLRIQGINKKRILDEAVEWALKGAALWDEVKDRLHDSALGLSGGQQQRLVIARTIAVEPEVLLLDEPCSALDPISTLKVEELIYELKSKFTIVIVTHNMQQAARVSDYTAFMYMGKLVEFGDTDTLFTNPAKKQTEDYITGRYG, from the coding sequence ATGCAACAAGACACCCACACCCACGGCATCAACATGTCTGCCCTGGGTCGCGACAAGCAGAGCCTGAGCCTGGCCCAGGAAACCGTGGCCATCGAAGTGCCGGGCCTGAGCCTGTACTACGGTGAAAAACAGGCGCTGTTTGACGTCAGCATGAACATCCCCAAGCAGCGCGTGACCGCCTTCATCGGCCCGTCGGGCTGCGGCAAGTCCACGCTGCTGCGTACCTTCAACCGCATGAACGATCTGGTGGACGGTTGCCGAGTGGAGGGCGCGATCAACCTCTACGGCACCAACATCTACCGCAAGGGCGAAGACGTGGCCGAGCTGCGTCGCCGCGTGGGCATGGTGTTCCAGAAGCCCAACCCGTTCCCCAAGACCATCTACGAAAACGTGGTCTACGGCCTGCGCATCCAGGGCATCAACAAGAAGCGCATCCTTGACGAAGCCGTTGAGTGGGCCCTCAAGGGCGCGGCGCTGTGGGACGAAGTGAAAGACCGCCTGCACGACTCGGCCCTCGGCCTGTCCGGCGGCCAGCAGCAGCGTCTGGTGATCGCGCGGACCATCGCCGTGGAGCCGGAAGTGTTGCTGCTCGACGAACCTTGCTCGGCTCTCGACCCGATCTCGACGCTGAAAGTCGAAGAGCTGATCTACGAGCTCAAGTCCAAGTTCACCATCGTTATCGTGACCCACAACATGCAACAGGCGGCGCGGGTTTCCGACTACACCGCGTTCATGTACATGGGCAAGCTGGTGGAATTCGGCGACACCGATACCCTGTTCACCAATCCGGCGAAGAAGCAGACCGAAGACTACATCACTGGTCGCTACGGCTAG
- a CDS encoding response regulator translates to MSKVSVLVVDDASFIRDLVKKCLRNYFPGIKLEDAVNGKKAQAILMRETFDLVLCDWEMPEMSGLELLTWCREQPHLKAMPFVMVTSRGDKENVVQAIQAGVSGYVSKPFTNEQLLNKVKQALHKIGRLDALVASAPTKMNSAFGNDSLSALTGGKPEVARAAPVAAAAPAPNKGLLNSPPVQAPVAAAPAGGRGQGQLRLSSGTQQCVIKALSIKEALLVVRRSEVLPQVLESAVLDLEQGDNAEVARLNGYLHAIVAFEPKPDSDWLQLTFRFIDQDAQKLDYISRLIARGTAQKHFVPGA, encoded by the coding sequence ATGAGTAAAGTCAGTGTATTGGTGGTGGATGACGCCTCGTTTATCCGCGACCTGGTGAAGAAGTGCCTGCGCAACTACTTCCCCGGGATCAAGCTTGAAGACGCGGTGAACGGCAAAAAGGCCCAGGCCATCCTGATGCGCGAGACCTTCGACCTGGTGCTGTGCGACTGGGAAATGCCGGAGATGTCTGGCCTTGAACTGTTGACCTGGTGCCGTGAGCAACCTCACCTCAAAGCCATGCCGTTCGTGATGGTCACCAGCCGTGGCGACAAGGAAAACGTGGTCCAGGCCATCCAGGCCGGGGTTTCCGGCTACGTCAGCAAGCCGTTCACCAACGAGCAGCTGCTGAACAAGGTCAAGCAGGCCCTGCACAAGATCGGCCGTCTCGACGCCCTGGTCGCCAGCGCGCCGACCAAAATGAACTCGGCTTTCGGCAACGATTCCTTGAGCGCCCTGACCGGCGGCAAACCCGAAGTGGCGCGTGCGGCTCCTGTTGCGGCTGCTGCTCCTGCGCCTAACAAAGGTTTGCTCAACAGCCCTCCGGTGCAGGCCCCGGTAGCGGCTGCGCCGGCTGGCGGTCGTGGCCAGGGCCAATTGCGTCTGTCCAGTGGCACCCAGCAATGCGTGATCAAGGCGCTGAGCATCAAGGAAGCGCTGCTGGTAGTACGTCGCAGCGAAGTCCTGCCCCAGGTACTGGAAAGCGCTGTGCTCGACCTGGAACAAGGCGACAACGCCGAAGTGGCCCGTCTCAACGGCTACTTGCACGCTATCGTCGCCTTCGAACCCAAGCCTGACAGCGATTGGCTGCAACTGACCTTCCGGTTCATCGACCAGGACGCGCAGAAGCTCGATTACATCTCCCGTCTGATCGCACGGGGTACGGCGCAGAAGCATTTTGTGCCGGGTGCGTGA
- a CDS encoding chorismate--pyruvate lyase family protein, protein MPHSIDPPDACQWLIQSRLLPAPAPLTLNWLFNEDSLTRRLTWLSNDGFSVTPLFEGWQPLRDDECAALALPPASIGWVREVYLRGHGQPWVFARSVAARSALQGDGLHMDELGSRSLGELLFCDQAFTRQAIEVCHYPQQWLPVADQVDGLWARRSRFDRGPLSVLVAEIFLPSFWHALHAHPENC, encoded by the coding sequence GTGCCGCACTCAATCGACCCTCCCGATGCTTGCCAATGGCTGATCCAGAGCCGTCTGCTCCCTGCGCCCGCGCCCCTGACCCTCAATTGGCTGTTCAACGAAGACTCGCTGACGCGGCGGCTGACGTGGCTGTCCAACGATGGTTTCAGCGTGACGCCGCTGTTCGAGGGCTGGCAGCCGCTGCGCGACGATGAATGCGCCGCCCTGGCACTGCCACCGGCCAGTATCGGCTGGGTGCGCGAGGTGTATTTGCGTGGCCACGGCCAGCCTTGGGTGTTCGCGCGCAGTGTGGCGGCACGCAGCGCTTTACAGGGTGACGGCTTGCATATGGATGAATTGGGCAGTCGCTCGCTGGGCGAATTGCTGTTCTGCGACCAGGCATTCACTCGCCAGGCAATCGAGGTGTGCCATTACCCACAACAATGGCTGCCTGTGGCGGATCAGGTCGACGGTCTGTGGGCACGCCGTTCACGCTTTGATCGCGGCCCCTTGAGCGTGTTGGTCGCGGAGATCTTTCTGCCCAGCTTCTGGCACGCGTTGCACGCCCATCCGGAGAACTGCTGA
- a CDS encoding rubredoxin produces the protein MKKWQCVVCGLIYDEKDGWPDDGILPGTRWEDVPEDWLCPDCGVGKMDFEMIEIG, from the coding sequence ATGAAGAAGTGGCAATGTGTAGTCTGTGGCCTGATCTATGACGAGAAAGACGGCTGGCCGGATGACGGAATTCTGCCTGGCACCCGTTGGGAAGACGTCCCGGAAGACTGGCTGTGCCCGGACTGCGGCGTGGGCAAAATGGATTTCGAAATGATCGAAATCGGCTGA
- the phoB gene encoding phosphate regulon transcriptional regulator PhoB: MVGRSILIVDDEAPIREMIAVALEMAGYDCLEAENSQQAHAIIVDRKPDLILLDWMLPGTSGIELARRLKRDELTGDIPIIMLTAKGEEDNKIQGLEVGADDYITKPFSPRELVARLKAVLRRAGPTDGEAPIEVGGLLLDPISHRVTIDGKPAEMGPTEYRLLQFFMTHQERAYTRGQLLDQVWGGNVYVEERTVDVHIRRLRKALGDAYENLVQTVRGTGYRFSTKG, encoded by the coding sequence ATGGTTGGCAGGAGCATTCTGATTGTTGACGACGAAGCGCCCATCCGCGAGATGATCGCCGTTGCGTTGGAAATGGCCGGCTACGACTGCCTGGAGGCGGAGAACTCTCAGCAGGCCCATGCCATTATCGTCGACCGCAAGCCGGACCTGATCCTGCTGGACTGGATGCTGCCCGGCACCTCCGGTATCGAACTGGCCCGCCGCCTCAAGCGTGACGAACTGACCGGGGACATCCCGATCATCATGCTCACCGCCAAGGGCGAAGAGGACAACAAGATCCAGGGCCTGGAAGTCGGTGCCGACGACTACATCACCAAGCCGTTTTCCCCACGCGAGTTGGTCGCTCGTCTGAAAGCCGTATTGCGCCGCGCCGGCCCAACCGATGGCGAGGCGCCTATCGAAGTCGGCGGCCTGCTGCTGGATCCGATCAGCCACCGCGTGACCATCGACGGCAAGCCGGCCGAGATGGGGCCGACCGAATACCGCCTGCTGCAATTCTTCATGACCCACCAGGAACGCGCCTACACCCGTGGCCAATTGCTGGACCAGGTGTGGGGCGGCAATGTGTATGTGGAAGAGCGCACCGTGGACGTGCATATCCGGCGCCTGCGCAAAGCCTTGGGCGATGCCTACGAGAATCTGGTACAAACCGTGCGCGGCACGGGCTACCGCTTTTCAACCAAAGGTTGA
- a CDS encoding M23 family metallopeptidase codes for MLMRLLLCCGLAAVVTSTQAMTLYKSVDANGLVFISDRYTPGALAFVIQERKVERPMLVVPKPNRPQQAYRYPLPWRGGPFRLTQGPNGTFSHTDSKSRYAMDIAMPEGTPIIAARSGVVVKTENGQTGRGSDASGNFVRVRHDDGTEGVYLHLKQGSVSVRVGQRVAVGNPLALSGNTGNSSGPHLHFVVQRATEAGLVSIPYEFNQPVGALPNFALGN; via the coding sequence ATGCTCATGCGCTTACTACTGTGCTGCGGGCTGGCAGCGGTCGTCACTTCGACCCAGGCCATGACCCTCTACAAATCCGTCGATGCCAATGGCCTGGTGTTTATCAGCGACCGGTATACGCCGGGTGCCCTGGCGTTCGTGATCCAGGAGCGCAAGGTTGAGCGACCGATGCTTGTCGTGCCCAAGCCCAATCGTCCACAACAAGCCTACCGCTATCCCTTGCCCTGGCGTGGCGGCCCATTTCGCCTGACCCAAGGTCCCAACGGCACTTTCAGCCATACCGATAGTAAGAGCCGCTACGCCATGGATATCGCCATGCCCGAAGGCACGCCAATCATCGCGGCGCGTAGCGGGGTGGTGGTGAAAACCGAGAACGGGCAGACCGGGCGTGGCAGTGATGCGTCGGGGAATTTCGTGAGGGTGCGCCACGATGACGGTACCGAGGGCGTGTACCTGCACCTCAAGCAAGGCTCGGTCAGTGTCAGGGTTGGGCAGCGTGTGGCGGTAGGAAACCCGCTGGCGTTGTCGGGCAATACCGGCAACAGCAGCGGGCCACATCTGCATTTTGTGGTGCAGCGCGCCACCGAGGCGGGGCTGGTGTCGATCCCGTATGAGTTCAACCAGCCGGTCGGCGCATTGCCCAATTTTGCATTGGGCAATTGA
- the phoR gene encoding phosphate regulon sensor histidine kinase PhoR — MLLLITGCLLVGLVSGYYGWSLAAGIALYLGWTLKQLLRLHEWLRQHKPDEAPPDGYGLWGEVFDSIYHLQRRDQRVRGRLQAVIDRVQESTAALKDAVIMLDSDGNLEWWNRAAETLLGLKTPQDSGQPVTNLVRHPRFKEYFEQENYEEALEIPSPTNDRVRIQLYLTRYGNNEHLMLVRDVTRIHQLEQMRKDFVANVSHELRTPLTVICGYLETLLDNVDEINPRWSRALQQMQQQGSRMQTLLNDLLLLAKLEATDYPSDNHPVAVQSLLQTIKNDAQALSGQRGQQITLEADPAVLLKGSEGELRSAFSNLVFNAVKYTQDKGNIRIRWWADEQGAHLSVQDSGIGIDAKHLPRLTERFYRVDSSRNSNTGGTGLGLAIVKHVLLRHRARLEISSVLGHGSTFTCHFPPAQMTRSKAIDQDT, encoded by the coding sequence ATGCTTTTGCTGATCACCGGCTGCCTGTTGGTGGGTCTGGTCAGCGGTTACTACGGCTGGAGCCTGGCAGCCGGCATCGCCTTGTACCTGGGCTGGACCCTCAAGCAACTGCTGCGCCTGCATGAATGGCTGCGCCAGCACAAACCCGATGAAGCACCGCCCGATGGCTACGGCCTGTGGGGCGAAGTGTTCGACAGCATCTATCACTTGCAGCGCCGCGACCAACGGGTGCGCGGGCGCCTGCAAGCCGTGATCGACCGGGTGCAGGAGTCCACCGCCGCGTTGAAAGACGCGGTGATCATGCTCGACAGCGACGGCAACCTGGAGTGGTGGAACCGCGCCGCCGAGACCCTGCTGGGCCTCAAGACCCCCCAGGACAGCGGCCAGCCGGTGACCAACCTGGTGCGCCACCCGCGCTTCAAGGAGTACTTCGAACAGGAGAACTACGAAGAAGCCCTGGAAATCCCCTCGCCCACCAATGACCGCGTGCGCATCCAGCTGTACCTGACGCGCTATGGCAACAACGAGCACCTGATGCTGGTGCGTGACGTCACCCGCATCCACCAGCTGGAACAGATGCGCAAAGACTTCGTCGCCAACGTCTCACACGAGTTGCGCACACCGCTGACGGTGATCTGCGGCTACCTGGAGACGCTGCTGGACAACGTCGACGAGATCAACCCGCGCTGGAGCCGTGCCCTGCAACAGATGCAGCAGCAAGGTTCACGCATGCAGACACTGCTCAACGACCTGCTGTTGCTGGCCAAGTTGGAGGCGACCGATTACCCGTCGGATAACCATCCTGTCGCCGTGCAAAGCCTGCTGCAGACCATCAAGAACGACGCCCAGGCCCTGTCCGGCCAACGCGGCCAGCAGATCACCCTGGAAGCCGACCCCGCCGTGCTGCTCAAAGGCAGCGAAGGCGAGTTGCGCAGCGCGTTTTCCAACCTGGTGTTCAACGCCGTGAAGTACACCCAGGATAAAGGCAACATCCGCATCCGCTGGTGGGCCGACGAACAGGGCGCGCACCTGAGTGTGCAGGACTCCGGCATCGGCATCGACGCCAAGCACTTGCCGCGCCTGACCGAGCGCTTCTACCGCGTCGACTCCAGCCGCAACTCCAACACTGGCGGCACCGGGCTTGGCCTGGCGATCGTCAAGCACGTGCTGCTGCGTCACCGCGCACGCCTGGAGATCAGCAGCGTGTTGGGCCATGGCAGCACGTTTACCTGCCATTTTCCGCCAGCACAGATGACACGATCGAAGGCAATTGATCAGGACACCTGA
- the ubiA gene encoding 4-hydroxybenzoate octaprenyltransferase → MYQGLLKSLNHLNPRAWDFIQLTRMDKPIGIYLLLWPTLWALWIAGKGSPSLINIVIFVLGVVLTRAGGCVINDWADRKVDGHVKRTEQRPLVSGKISSKEALVFFAVLMGISFLLVLLTNATTILLSLGGLALAASYPFMKRYTYYPQVVLGAAFSWGMPMAFTAETGSLPAAAWLLYIANLLWTVGYDTYYAMTDRDDDLKIGVKSTAILFGEADRVIILTLQGLSLACLLLAGARFELGGWFHLGLLAAAGCFAWEFWYTRDKDRMKCFKAFLHNHWAGLAIFIGIVLDYALR, encoded by the coding sequence ATGTACCAAGGTCTGCTCAAGTCCCTGAATCACCTGAACCCCAGGGCCTGGGATTTCATCCAACTGACCCGTATGGACAAGCCCATCGGCATCTACCTGCTGCTGTGGCCGACGCTGTGGGCGCTGTGGATCGCCGGCAAAGGCTCGCCCTCTTTGATCAATATCGTGATTTTCGTTTTGGGCGTGGTGCTGACCCGCGCCGGTGGCTGCGTGATCAACGACTGGGCGGACCGCAAGGTCGACGGCCATGTAAAGCGCACCGAGCAGCGCCCGCTGGTGAGCGGCAAGATCAGTTCGAAAGAGGCGCTGGTGTTTTTCGCGGTGTTGATGGGCATCAGTTTCCTGCTGGTGCTGCTGACCAACGCCACCACCATCCTGCTGTCCCTGGGTGGCCTGGCCCTGGCGGCGAGCTATCCGTTCATGAAGCGCTACACCTATTACCCACAAGTGGTGCTGGGGGCGGCGTTTTCCTGGGGCATGCCGATGGCGTTCACCGCCGAGACTGGCAGCCTGCCTGCCGCCGCGTGGCTGTTGTATATCGCCAACCTGCTGTGGACGGTGGGCTACGACACGTATTACGCGATGACCGACCGCGATGACGACTTGAAGATCGGCGTGAAATCCACGGCCATTCTGTTCGGCGAAGCTGATCGCGTGATCATCCTGACCCTGCAAGGGCTGTCGCTGGCGTGCCTGTTGCTGGCCGGAGCCCGGTTTGAGCTGGGCGGCTGGTTTCACCTGGGGCTGCTGGCAGCGGCCGGCTGTTTTGCCTGGGAATTCTGGTACACCCGGGACAAGGATCGGATGAAGTGCTTCAAGGCGTTCCTGCACAACCACTGGGCGGGGCTGGCGATATTTATCGGGATTGTGCTGGATTACGCGTTGCGCTGA
- the phoU gene encoding phosphate signaling complex protein PhoU, whose amino-acid sequence MISKEGLTHHISAQFNAELEEVRSHLLAMGGLVEKQVNDAVTALIEADSGLAQQVREIDDQINQMERNIDEECLRILARRQPAASDLRLIISISKSVIDLERIGDEATKIARRAIQLCEEGEAPRGYVEVRHIGDQVRNMVRDALDAFARFDAELALSVAQYDKIIDREYKTALRELATYMMEDPRSISRVLSIIWVLRSLERIGDHARNISELVIYLVRGTDVRHMGLKRMKAEVEGSADLIPNVPGESDDK is encoded by the coding sequence ATGATTAGCAAAGAAGGCCTTACCCATCACATCTCCGCGCAGTTCAACGCCGAGCTCGAGGAAGTGCGCAGCCACCTCCTGGCGATGGGCGGGCTGGTGGAGAAGCAAGTCAACGATGCGGTCACCGCGCTGATCGAGGCCGACTCAGGCCTGGCCCAGCAAGTGCGTGAGATCGACGACCAGATCAACCAGATGGAACGCAACATCGACGAAGAATGCCTGCGCATCCTCGCTCGTCGCCAGCCGGCGGCGTCCGACCTGCGGTTGATCATCAGCATCTCCAAGTCGGTGATCGATCTGGAGCGCATCGGCGATGAAGCCACCAAGATCGCCCGTCGTGCCATCCAGCTGTGCGAAGAAGGCGAAGCGCCGCGTGGTTACGTGGAAGTGCGCCATATCGGTGACCAAGTGCGCAACATGGTGCGCGATGCACTCGACGCCTTTGCGCGCTTCGACGCCGAGTTGGCGTTGTCGGTGGCCCAGTACGACAAGATCATCGACCGCGAATACAAGACCGCGCTGCGTGAGCTGGCGACTTACATGATGGAAGATCCGCGCTCTATCTCGCGGGTCTTGAGCATTATCTGGGTGCTGCGTTCCCTGGAGCGTATCGGCGACCACGCGCGCAATATCTCGGAACTGGTGATTTACCTGGTGCGCGGGACCGACGTACGGCACATGGGCCTCAAGCGCATGAAGGCCGAAGTTGAAGGTTCGGCCGATCTAATCCCTAATGTTCCGGGCGAATCTGACGATAAGTAA
- a CDS encoding NAD(P)/FAD-dependent oxidoreductase — MNAPVVIIGTGLAGYNVAREFRKLDSETPLLLITADDGRSYSKPMLSTGFGKNKEADGLSMAEPGAMAEQLKAEVRTHTRVSGIDPGHKRLWIGEEAVAYRDLILAWGAETVRVPVEGDAAELIFPINDLEDYARFRAAAAGKRRVLLLGAGLIGCEFANDLILGGYEIDLVAPCEQVMPTLLHPAAAAAVQAGLEGLGARFHLGPVLNRLQRTADGLEAHLSDGEVIACDLVVSAIGLRPRVDLAAAAGLQTNRGIMVDRHLKTSHANIYALGDCAEVDGLNLLYVMPLMSCARALAQTLAGNATAVSYGPMPVTVKTPVCPLVVSPPPRGTEGVWSVEGEGADIKALCRDASGRLLGYALTGTAVMEKLALNKELPPLLA; from the coding sequence ATGAACGCACCTGTCGTGATCATCGGCACAGGATTGGCCGGTTACAACGTGGCCCGGGAGTTTCGCAAGCTCGACAGCGAGACCCCCTTGCTGCTGATCACCGCGGATGACGGGCGCTCCTACTCCAAGCCCATGCTCTCCACCGGCTTTGGCAAGAACAAGGAAGCCGATGGCCTGAGCATGGCTGAACCCGGCGCCATGGCTGAGCAACTCAAGGCCGAAGTGCGCACTCACACCCGCGTCAGCGGCATCGACCCCGGCCACAAGCGCCTGTGGATCGGCGAGGAAGCGGTGGCTTACCGCGACCTGATCCTGGCCTGGGGCGCAGAAACCGTGCGTGTGCCGGTTGAGGGCGATGCGGCTGAACTGATTTTCCCGATCAACGACCTCGAAGACTACGCACGCTTTCGTGCCGCTGCTGCCGGCAAGCGCCGCGTACTGCTGCTCGGCGCCGGCCTGATCGGCTGCGAGTTCGCCAACGACCTGATCCTTGGCGGCTATGAGATCGACCTGGTAGCGCCGTGCGAGCAGGTCATGCCAACCTTGCTGCACCCGGCCGCCGCCGCAGCGGTACAGGCTGGCCTTGAAGGCCTCGGCGCGCGCTTCCACCTGGGCCCGGTGCTCAATCGGCTGCAGCGCACTGCTGACGGCCTGGAAGCCCATCTTTCGGACGGTGAAGTGATCGCCTGCGACCTGGTGGTCTCCGCCATCGGGCTGCGCCCGCGTGTCGACCTGGCCGCCGCCGCCGGCCTGCAGACCAACCGCGGGATCATGGTGGACCGCCACCTCAAGACCTCCCACGCCAATATCTACGCCCTGGGCGACTGCGCCGAGGTTGACGGCCTTAATCTGCTGTACGTAATGCCACTGATGAGCTGCGCCCGCGCCCTGGCCCAGACTCTGGCAGGCAACGCCACCGCCGTCAGCTACGGCCCGATGCCGGTGACCGTCAAGACGCCGGTCTGCCCGCTGGTGGTCTCGCCACCGCCACGCGGAACCGAAGGCGTCTGGAGCGTGGAAGGCGAGGGCGCCGACATCAAGGCCCTGTGCCGCGATGCCAGTGGCCGTCTGCTGGGTTACGCACTGACCGGCACTGCGGTGATGGAAAAACTGGCCCTCAATAAAGAACTTCCGCCGTTGCTGGCGTAA